The sequence CATTTTGTTCCTGAACAGAAACCGTTTGATCACAAGCGGACAAAAATAATACTATAAACAAGGCACTCATAAATTTCACATGAGACCACCAATATAGTTTGTTATTCATAAGGCTCCTCTCTTTAGGGAATAATGGTTGTGAGTATTAAATTACTTTAAACTAGTTGCGTATAAAATAATTCAATCATAAAGAAATTTTCCTCTTGAATCTACCTTTATTCAACCCTATCTTTCAACCAATCTACAAACACTTTTAATCTACTATTGACAACCAATATGTTAAACATTGATTTGGAGAAAATCCGCACCATACGCGATGCCAAAGGCTTTTCCTAAGAATACATGGCAGATCAATTAGGGATTAGCAAGACAGCTTACGGAAAGATAGAGCGCGGCGAAACCAAAGCAAGTTTACACCGATTAGAGCAAATCGCAAGCGCCTTAGAGTTGTCATTAGAAGAGTTATTGAGTGGTCAAGTCGTTATTTACAACAGCCAAAATAAGGTCAGTTCCAATTTTCAGACATTTCAATCAAACGACCAAGAAATCATCGTTTTACAACAGAAAATTGCACACCTTGAAGAGAAAGTAGCGCTTTTGATGCGCGAAAATGAGTTGCAACGTCGGGTGATAGATGGCTTTTTGCCGCCACATGCAAGCAATCGTCCTTAACGACTTGTTTCTTTCACTGACAAAGCCCCACGGATTGGCCAAATCTGGCAAGGTTCATCGCGCACGAAAACGTAAACTGGCAACCAAGAGAAGTAGTTGCCAGTTTATCTGTATTTATTTTCTTATCGTTTCAAAAGCTTAAATCCGATCTCGCGGCCTTGTCCTTTGAACATAGCCAGATTGATCCAGAGTTGTACAAAGCCCGCAGTGTAATCGAACATAGTTTTGCGTGGTTAGATGGATTCAAAAACGTGTTACTCCGCTTTGAAACCAAAGCTCAACATTGGTTTACATGGTTACAGATCGCCTCTTTTGTAATTTTCGCTCGAAAAATACACGCTAAAACTAAACTCTAGACAACTTCGTAAAAAGGTTCTACCAAAAGCGCTACCGATGGATTAAATTGTATTGCTTTTTTACTCACTCCAAGCGCAAATATTCGATGAATCACAACATCTCAGGAACACCAAAGCCACCCTATTATGCCGTTATTTTTACGAACAGTCTAAAGGCGAAGCCACAGGGCTACGAGGAAACCGCCCAACGAATGTTGTCCCTTGCCCAAAATCAAGTCGGTTTTTTAGGAATAGAATCGGTACGAGACGGGTTGGGTATCTCGGTTTCCTACTGGGAAAGTTTGGACGCGATCCGTGCATGGAAAACACAAACGGAGCATATGCTTGCACAAGAAAAAGGCCGTAGCGACTGGTATGCCGCCTACAAAGTCCGTATCTGCCTTGTTGAACGAGATTATGGGTTTGGCTTGGATGATCCCTCCGATGTATGATGCTCCTGAAAAAAACGGACTCCTTGCCGAAAGCCCGTAGAAAGGTCTTGGTTAAACGCCTCCTGAAGAAACGTGGGGCGGATGTTGTGGTGGTGGAAAGAATCAAAAGAGATATAAGCAGCCTTCTCCAAAACCTGTTTTTGCAATTCGGGGTCATAGCCTGTCTTTAGTTCGCCGCCCACCTTTTCGCATAAGAAATAATACTCCAACGCATGAAATGGCTTGTTGATAAACTCGGAAATATAAAGGAGTTTTTCCACCGAGACGTGTAAGCCGGTTTCTTCTTTTATCTCGCGCTTTAGCGCAACTTCCAGCGTTTCCCCAAATTCTACGCCCCCACCCGGCGGCATCCAAAAAGGATTTTCATACAAATCACGAAAGGACACCATCAAAAGCGAAGAGGGGTGGTTTGGCGGATCAAGGATGAGGCCACACACCCGAACGCGAATTCGGTGGCCGTACTTTGTAATAATCTCGGAACGGGGCATGAGGGGCTGTTTTTTGTCTTGGAATATACGCAAAAGCTGCCGCTCGTAACGTCACTGCTCATTCAACGGCAACTTCTCCATAACGTCGTCTAACGCTGTTGCTTTTTGGGATGGTAAAAAAGGCTGTTCGTAAACACCGAAAAGCATTCTTATTTCCTCCAAACAGATCCACAAATGCTGCTAATTTTAGAATGATGTCATTATCAGAAGACGCACTCATGTGTCTGCCGTCTCCACAAGATCGCACCCCATAACCTGATCGAGATATTCTACTTTAGATTCGTCCACGAGTGACGAAACGGTAAACTCCAAACGCTTAGCAAGAAGCCACGCCATTTCCATAACACCACCCGGAGACTCGGTGATTTCATCCTCCCACCATGCAGGCAAGATTCGGGTGCGAATAAAGGATTTTGGATAACCGATCTCCGCCAGTTTATTATAGATTTGATTTGCAGTTGTCATCGCCCCCTCCCTGTTTATGCCGGTAAAAGAGATTTTTATATACAAAATCCCGCAGCCTAATCCCAAAAACCACTTCAAAAGCCTTGTGCAACAAGTCCCATTCGTTTTTTTGGGCAAAGGCTTGCATTTCATACGCCATATCCCGATCTTAGCCCTTTACCTTCAATTCACATATTCATAACACTGTGTAGCAGATGACAACAGCGATTGAATCTAGCGCCGGAACCGCTTCCAATGGCGTTTATACCGTAAAAAATTATATCGGTGGGCAATTTGTAAATGGGACGAAACGGTCTTTAGACATCTTTTCGCCGATAGATGGCACTAAGTTGGGGCAAGTACCGCTTTCCACTTCTGTAGAATTAGATGCGGCAGTAGCAGCGGCAAAAGCGGCCTTTCCGGAATGGAGTGCAAAAACCATAAAAGACCGTGTACAGGTTTTTTACCGTTATCGGGCACTGTTGGAAGAACACATGGCGGAACTCTCGTCACTGATCCAATTGGAGAACGGGAAAACGTTTGAGGAAGCCCGCGCCGAGATCGAAAAAAGCATGGAACTCACCGAATTTGCCTGCTCACTTCCACAAATGGTGGCAGGGGAAATTATGGAGGTGAGCCGAGGCGTAGAATGTAGGATTGATCAAAAGCCTTTGGGCGTAGTTGCTTCCATTGCGCCCTTCAATTTCCCACATATGGTTCCGCATTGGACGATACCCAATGCCTTGGTCTTGGGCAATTGCATGATTTTTAAGCCCTCGGAGGTGGTTCCTATTACGGCCAACCGCATTGCCGAGATGCTGAAAGAAGCGGGATTGCCAGATGGCGTATTTAATGTGGTCAATGGCGACCGCGAAATTGTAGAAGCCATCTGCGACCACAAAGGCATAGAGGCCGTCTCGTTTGTGGGTTCTACCCGCATTGCCAAGGTGGTGTATCGGCGGGCAACAAACAACCTAAAGCGCGCACTCGCTTTGGGCGGAGCCAAAAACCACCTGATTGTAATGCCAGATGCCCACCCCGATATGACTGCAAGTAACGTAACAGCCTCTATGTCTGGCTGTGCCGGCCAGCGGTGTATGGCAGCCTCGGCGATGGTGGGCGTGGGAGACATCGAGCATATCATTGAGCGTATTTGCGACGAAGCGCGGAAGGTGGTTCCAGGGGAAAATCTCGGCTCTGTCATCAGTCTGGCCGCAAAGGAACGAATTGAACGCTACATTACCGAAGCAGAGGCCGCTGGAGCCAAAGTTTTGGTGGATGGCCGCAATGCCGTTGTTCGGGGTAAAGAAGGCGGTTTTTATGTGGCTCCTACCGTAATAGACCACGTAACGCCCGAAATGGCGATTGCGCAAGAAGAGGTTTTTGGGCCAGTCTTGGCCATTATGCGCTCCAGTTCCTTAGACGATGCGTTGGCGATTGAAAACGGATCGGACTATGGGAATGCGGCAGCCGTCTTTACACAAAG comes from Rhodothermia bacterium and encodes:
- a CDS encoding helix-turn-helix transcriptional regulator, producing the protein MADQLGISKTAYGKIERGETKASLHRLEQIASALELSLEELLSGQVVIYNSQNKVSSNFQTFQSNDQEIIVLQQKIAHLEEKVALLMRENELQRRVIDGFLPPHASNRP
- a CDS encoding antibiotic biosynthesis monooxygenase; the protein is MNHNISGTPKPPYYAVIFTNSLKAKPQGYEETAQRMLSLAQNQVGFLGIESVRDGLGISVSYWESLDAIRAWKTQTEHMLAQEKGRSDWYAAYKVRICLVERDYGFGLDDPSDV
- a CDS encoding NUDIX domain-containing protein — its product is MPRSEIITKYGHRIRVRVCGLILDPPNHPSSLLMVSFRDLYENPFWMPPGGGVEFGETLEVALKREIKEETGLHVSVEKLLYISEFINKPFHALEYYFLCEKVGGELKTGYDPELQKQVLEKAAYISFDSFHHHNIRPTFLQEAFNQDLSTGFRQGVRFFQEHHTSEGSSKPNP
- a CDS encoding CoA-acylating methylmalonate-semialdehyde dehydrogenase codes for the protein MTTAIESSAGTASNGVYTVKNYIGGQFVNGTKRSLDIFSPIDGTKLGQVPLSTSVELDAAVAAAKAAFPEWSAKTIKDRVQVFYRYRALLEEHMAELSSLIQLENGKTFEEARAEIEKSMELTEFACSLPQMVAGEIMEVSRGVECRIDQKPLGVVASIAPFNFPHMVPHWTIPNALVLGNCMIFKPSEVVPITANRIAEMLKEAGLPDGVFNVVNGDREIVEAICDHKGIEAVSFVGSTRIAKVVYRRATNNLKRALALGGAKNHLIVMPDAHPDMTASNVTASMSGCAGQRCMAASAMVGVGDIEHIIERICDEARKVVPGENLGSVISLAAKERIERYITEAEAAGAKVLVDGRNAVVRGKEGGFYVAPTVIDHVTPEMAIAQEEVFGPVLAIMRSSSLDDALAIENGSDYGNAAAVFTQSGGIARRVMEQASAGMIGINIGVPVPREPFSFGGWNESKFGVGDITGVSSIEFWTQRKKTSIKWNPESRTNWMS